AAATATAGTAGTTCTTTTGAAACATATATATGATGAAAATCAACTTAAGGTAGACCAGCAGACGGGCGAAGTAAGCTTCCAGGGCGTACCAGGAAAACTTGGCACTTTCGATAGGAATTCCCTAGAGACGGCGTTGAGAATAAAGCAGAAATTAGGTGGTTCTGTTATCACCTTAACCGTTGGCCCACAGGAAGCAGAAAGAAGTATAAGGGAAGGCCTGGCTATGGGTGCAGATAAAGCGGTTCTCGTGAAGGTTCCGAACCTGCTTGAACTGAGTGCAAACGCAGTGGCAAATATGATGGTAGACCAGCTCAAGGAAATGCAGCCCTGGCATATTCTGATAACGTCTGAAGGAGGAGCAGATACCTACACATCCGTTTTACCATCAATCATAGCTCAAAAATTGAACCTGCCTCTTCTGGGCTTTCTAAGAAGCATAGAAGTTCTGGAAGATGGAACAGTAAAGGGTGAGAGGTCAACAGAGAAGGGAATAATAGCTATCAGCGCCAAGCTACCTGTGGTTGTTTCTGTTGTGAGTGAAATAAACGAGCCTCGTATCCCTACGTTGCTTCAGATAATGGCGTCAACAAAAAAGGAGATAAGAACAGTCGCTCCTTCTTTTGAAGCGCAGGCAGATAGGTATTTCAAGACGCTCTCCCTGTCGGCTAAATCAAAAGAGAGGAAAAGAATAATATTCGACGGGACTGTTCAGGAGATTGTTTCCAAGCTAATAGATTTCCTGGTCGGTGAAGGTGTTCTCTCTTGAGTGAAAGAAATACGTTGCTAACGTACTCTGAAGACCCGGAGGTTGCTTCAGAACTTCAGTCTGTAGCTGCCGAAATTTGTAAAGGTATGAATCTCTCCTGTCTAGCTGTGACTATCAACGCACCTGCCGATGACATAGATAGGTTATCCAAAGTAGCAAGAGATGAAGTTGTCTCCGTTACTGTAGCGGGTCAACAATACATAACCCCAGAGGTTTCCTTTGAAGTGCTGAAGAGGATATCGGACAGCAGAAGGCCACGTCTTCTGTTGATAGGTTCGACCAGAGACGGAAAAGAATTAGCTGGAATGCTCTCTTCTTACTTGGACTGTGGCGTAGCAACAGACTGCATAGCAGTGTCTTCTGAATTGAACCAGATTACTGTTCGAAGGGCAACTTTTGGAGGGAGGGTCACAGCTACTGCAGCTCTGCTGGGCGACTGCGCTGTTGTGGCTGTAAGACCTCATGCATATCGCCCTCCTGTTACCCAATCGACTGCCAAAGTAATCCATCAGGAATTTCAGGACATTCCAGTCAAGGTGCTTGTCGAGAAGATCAGCCAAAAAGCACCATCCACAGTGGACCTCACAAAAGCTGACAGAATAGTCTCTGTCGGAAGAGGATTGAAGAAGAAAGAAGACTTGGTATTGATTCAACAGCTAGCAGATGCGCTTTCGGCGTCTGTAGGTTGCTCGAGACCCTTATCTGCGGACTTGGGATGGTTACCTGAAGAATCTCACATAGGCCTAACAGGTGTACAGGTTAAACCTAAACTCTATGTTGCCATAGGCATCTCGGGACAGTTACAGCATATAGCTGGGATGAAGGATTCCGGAGTGGTAGTAGCTATAAATACGGATAAGAGCGCCCCAATCTTTCAGAATTGCGATTACGGTATAGTAGGGGACATGTATCAGGTTGTACCCGAGCTCACCAGACAGTTGCAACAGTTGAAAGCCAAAAGATGAATATATCTGCAGAACACTTAAAGAGGTATCCTGGATAAAAATTGATATGACTTTTGCCCAAATGACTGGGGAGAGACCATGGTACAAGAACTGGCCGGAAGGTGTGCCCAAGCATATCGACTATCCAGAAAAGACACTTGCTGACCTGCTGCGGGAAAGGGCAGAAAACAATCCAAAAGACGTGCAATTCATCTTCTACGATAGAAGAATAACGTTTGAAGAAACTGACAGGTATGTGAATCGCCTAGCATACTCACTCCAGAAGCTGGGATTAGGTGCTAGAAGCAGGGTAGCGATAATGCTTCCTAATTCACCACAGTTCGCGTTTGCATATTATGCGGTTAACAGAATAGGTGGTACAATAGTACCTATCAACCCTCTTTACACGCAGAACGAACTGAAAAATATATTGCGCGACTCTGAAGCAGAGACGATCTTTGTCTTGGATACTTTCTATACGACCCTAAAGCAGGTCAAAGACGATACATCCATACGCAATGTGATAGTTACGAACATTGGTGACTTCATGCCTCCCGTTAAGGCATTTCTAGGGAGACTGCTGAAGAAGATCCCTACATCCAACATTCACAAAGCTGATGACGTTCTCGAATTTAAGGACATGATTCACAATACAAGCACTCCAGAGCCAGTCAGTGTAGACATAAAGAGAGAGCCTGCAGTTTTCATGTATACTGGCGGAACCACGGGTATACCGAAAGCTGCTATGCTGACCAATTTCAACCTTGTGTCAAACTGCATAATGTTGGAGAAATGGGCCGGGCTGAACAGTGAGGATACGATCTTGGCTGTACTTCCCTGGTTTCATGTGTACGGTATGACGGCGGTTCTTAACCTTACTCTTTCAGTCGGCCTTAAGGCTATAGTTCTTCCAAGATTTTCGGTGAAAGAGACATTGGAAGCGGTGAAAAAGTATAGGCCTACCTCCTTTCCCGGCGTATTCTCCATGTATATTGCACTGCTCAACTCTCCGCAGTTCAATTCTTATAAGCAATATTTCAGCAGCCTACGTGCTTCAATATCGGGGGCAGCTCCTCTTCCATTAAATGTCGCCAAGAGCTGGAAGGAGTCAACAGGCACAATAATAGCTGAAGGCTATGGGCTGAGCGAAGCATCTCCAGTTACGCATGCAAATCCGTTGAAAGACCCATCCAAGATAAAAATGGGTTCGATAGGCATACCTTTACCAGATACCGATGCGAAGATAGTCGACATAGAAACAGGCACAAAGGAGCTGCCTGTGAACCAGCAGGGGGAGCTTGTAGTCTCTGGCCCACAGGTTGGAATGGGCTACTGGAACAGAAAAGAAGAAACGGAAATGACGTTCAGGAACGGATGGCTTTACACCGGAGATATAGGATACATGGATGAAGACGGATACTTTTACATTGTTGACAGGAAAAAGGATATGATAAATGTGGGGGGCCTTAAAGTATATCCAAGAGAAGTGGAGGAAGTTGCTTACCAACATCCCTCTGTACGTATGGCAGCAGTTATAGGTGTGCCAGAAGAATTCCACGGAGAAGTTCCAAAATTATTCGTTGTGTTGAAAGACGAATACAAAGGCAAGGTAAGTTCAGAAGAAATTGTGGCATTTATGAGAGAGCGTTTGGCACCGTACAAGGTTCCTAAGTATGTAGAGTTCAAGGATGAATTGCCAACTACATTGGTAGGCAAAGTACTGAGGAGGAGACTGAAGGAAGAAGGAGAGAAGAAGAAATGAACAAAGTAGCCATAATCGGCTCCAGTTATTCAAGATTCGGAAGAAGGACAGATGTTAGGATCGATGAACTGGCATGGGAGGCGTTCAAGGAAGCGATGCAAGAAGCAGGAATAGACCAGAGTGATGTGGATGCGTTCGTCGTTTCAAACGTCGGAGGTTGGAGCTCTGAACTTCTGCCAGCGGTTGTTGTGGGTGAATACTGTGGCCTCTATCCCAGACCGACCATGAGGGTTGAAGCAGCATGTGCTTCCGGGAGTGCAGCAGCGTATCAAGCCTACACGATGATTCGTTCAGGACTTGCTGACGTAGTTGTAGCCCTCGGTGTTGAAAAGATGACAGAATCTGAAACCAAGTTGGCGGTTGAACTCATAGGAAGAGCAGGAAATTTCTTTTGGGAATTTGAAAATTTTGGCCTGACGTTTCCTGGGTACTATGCTCTTTATGCAAGTGCATACCTGAACAGGCATAATGCAAGCGAGGAAGACTTGGCCAGGGTAGCCGTGAAGAATCATCATTATGGTTCTCTCAATCCGAAGGCACAATTCAGAAACGAAATTAAGATCGAAGACGTAATGACGTCAAAATACGTTGCCCACCCTCTTAAGTTGCTCGACTGTTCGCCAATAACAGACGGTTCTTCATGCGTAATATTTGCCAGTGACAAGTTCGCAAAGAAGGTCAAAAAGGATCCGGTGTGGGTCAGGGCTATCGGTGCGGCATCAGGAACAGCTAACCTTAGTAAGAGAGACGATTTTACTGGCCTAGAATCTGCAAGGCTGGCCGCTGGAAGAGCTTACGCAATGGCAGGAATCGATGAGCCGTTGAAAAGACTGGACGTAGCAGAAGTACACGACTGCTTCACCATAGCGGAAGTGATGGCATATGAGGATCTGGGGTTTGCAAAAAGAGGGGATGGGGTTAAACTTTTGAGAGAAGAAGCCACGTATAAAGGTGGAAAGATCCCCGTTAACCTCAGCGGTGGGCTTAAGGCGAAAGGACACCCTATAGGAGCAACGGGTCTGAGCATGATCTCAGAGGTTGCTAATCAATTAACTGGTAAAGTTGGCGGAAAGAGGCAGGCAGATATAAAGCATGGTTATGGACTTATCCATAACATCGGTGGGACAGGTCACTATGCATATGTGACCGTACTTTCTACAGAGAAGGGAGAGAGTTGAAAACAACAGAGCAGAAGAGCGCCAGTATTTCTAGTTCAGTGTTAGCAAAAAAGTTGGCTGAAGATTTAGGGCTAAGCATCGATGAAAAGACAGGTCTGCCTATGTTTGTTAGCAGACGGGAATTGATTCAGAAATACATCATTCCAGTCTCTAAAATTAGCAAATTCTACGAAGGACTGGCAAACGGCATACTCTTCGGAACTAAATGTGACAAATGTAAACGACTTTATTTTCCACCAAAGGCTGATTGTGATTCGTGCATGGAAAGTTCGATGTCGTTTGTAAAGCTAAGCGGAAAAGCAAGTCTGCTTGCATTCACCGTTATATCCGTTAAACCTACAAGTTTCTCAAAGATGGAGGACTACACCGTAGCTATCGGAAGACTTGACGAAGGATTGAACGTTCTGTCATGGTTGTCCGGAGCGAAGCTCTCCGATATACGCATTGGAATGAAGCTGAGGCTAAAGGCCGGAAGGAGGAGCGAAGATAACTCATTGGTATACTTCTTTGTCCCGGAACGATAGCTCGACTGAGAAAAATGATTCACATTTAGCTTAAATAAGTCTGTTTGACCCCATACTGGTGTCAAGTTGTCTTACGTCCCGACCAAGGTGTTTCTAACAAAGGGGGTTGGGGTGCACAAGGATAGGCTTGCTAGCTTTGAGCTGGCGTTAAGAGACGCAGGAATAGCACATTGCAACCTAGTGCAGGTATCGAGTATTCTTCCACCCGGTGTAAAGATACTTCCGAGGAAAAAGGGGGTTCATCTTCTCAAGCCAGGGCAGATAGTGCATGTCGTTCTGAGCAGACTTGATACCAACGAACCGAACAGGCTCATCGCAGCATCGATTGGAGTAGCTATTCCGAAGGACCACAGCCTCCATGGTTACCTGTCAGAACTGCACGCCTATGGGGAAACAGATGAAAAACTGGGAGAGCATGCAGAAGATGTGAGTGCATACATGCTAGCTTCGACTCTTGGACTAGATTTCGACCCGGACAAGAGCTGGAACGCTCAGACCCAGGAATGGAAGATATCAGGTAAGATCTACAAGACGATGAACATAACCCAGTCAGCAGAAGGGAACAAGAACGGACTGTGGTGCTCCGTAGTTGCGGCTGCAGTACTGCTTCCTTAATACATGTGATGGTTCAACCAAAGTGTCATAGTACTTATGCTTACAGGGAAGGGAAGGTTATTTGGTACTTCGGGTATAAGAGGAATCCTGGGAAGAAACCTTA
This portion of the Conexivisphaerales archaeon genome encodes:
- a CDS encoding thiolase domain-containing protein, producing MNKVAIIGSSYSRFGRRTDVRIDELAWEAFKEAMQEAGIDQSDVDAFVVSNVGGWSSELLPAVVVGEYCGLYPRPTMRVEAACASGSAAAYQAYTMIRSGLADVVVALGVEKMTESETKLAVELIGRAGNFFWEFENFGLTFPGYYALYASAYLNRHNASEEDLARVAVKNHHYGSLNPKAQFRNEIKIEDVMTSKYVAHPLKLLDCSPITDGSSCVIFASDKFAKKVKKDPVWVRAIGAASGTANLSKRDDFTGLESARLAAGRAYAMAGIDEPLKRLDVAEVHDCFTIAEVMAYEDLGFAKRGDGVKLLREEATYKGGKIPVNLSGGLKAKGHPIGATGLSMISEVANQLTGKVGGKRQADIKHGYGLIHNIGGTGHYAYVTVLSTEKGES
- a CDS encoding electron transfer flavoprotein subunit alpha/FixB family protein, whose translation is MSERNTLLTYSEDPEVASELQSVAAEICKGMNLSCLAVTINAPADDIDRLSKVARDEVVSVTVAGQQYITPEVSFEVLKRISDSRRPRLLLIGSTRDGKELAGMLSSYLDCGVATDCIAVSSELNQITVRRATFGGRVTATAALLGDCAVVAVRPHAYRPPVTQSTAKVIHQEFQDIPVKVLVEKISQKAPSTVDLTKADRIVSVGRGLKKKEDLVLIQQLADALSASVGCSRPLSADLGWLPEESHIGLTGVQVKPKLYVAIGISGQLQHIAGMKDSGVVVAINTDKSAPIFQNCDYGIVGDMYQVVPELTRQLQQLKAKR
- a CDS encoding long-chain fatty acid--CoA ligase — protein: MTFAQMTGERPWYKNWPEGVPKHIDYPEKTLADLLRERAENNPKDVQFIFYDRRITFEETDRYVNRLAYSLQKLGLGARSRVAIMLPNSPQFAFAYYAVNRIGGTIVPINPLYTQNELKNILRDSEAETIFVLDTFYTTLKQVKDDTSIRNVIVTNIGDFMPPVKAFLGRLLKKIPTSNIHKADDVLEFKDMIHNTSTPEPVSVDIKREPAVFMYTGGTTGIPKAAMLTNFNLVSNCIMLEKWAGLNSEDTILAVLPWFHVYGMTAVLNLTLSVGLKAIVLPRFSVKETLEAVKKYRPTSFPGVFSMYIALLNSPQFNSYKQYFSSLRASISGAAPLPLNVAKSWKESTGTIIAEGYGLSEASPVTHANPLKDPSKIKMGSIGIPLPDTDAKIVDIETGTKELPVNQQGELVVSGPQVGMGYWNRKEETEMTFRNGWLYTGDIGYMDEDGYFYIVDRKKDMINVGGLKVYPREVEEVAYQHPSVRMAAVIGVPEEFHGEVPKLFVVLKDEYKGKVSSEEIVAFMRERLAPYKVPKYVEFKDELPTTLVGKVLRRRLKEEGEKKK
- a CDS encoding arginine decarboxylase, pyruvoyl-dependent — its product is MSYVPTKVFLTKGVGVHKDRLASFELALRDAGIAHCNLVQVSSILPPGVKILPRKKGVHLLKPGQIVHVVLSRLDTNEPNRLIAASIGVAIPKDHSLHGYLSELHAYGETDEKLGEHAEDVSAYMLASTLGLDFDPDKSWNAQTQEWKISGKIYKTMNITQSAEGNKNGLWCSVVAAAVLLP
- a CDS encoding Zn-ribbon domain-containing OB-fold protein is translated as MKTTEQKSASISSSVLAKKLAEDLGLSIDEKTGLPMFVSRRELIQKYIIPVSKISKFYEGLANGILFGTKCDKCKRLYFPPKADCDSCMESSMSFVKLSGKASLLAFTVISVKPTSFSKMEDYTVAIGRLDEGLNVLSWLSGAKLSDIRIGMKLRLKAGRRSEDNSLVYFFVPER
- a CDS encoding electron transfer flavoprotein subunit beta/FixA family protein, with product MQPNIVVLLKHIYDENQLKVDQQTGEVSFQGVPGKLGTFDRNSLETALRIKQKLGGSVITLTVGPQEAERSIREGLAMGADKAVLVKVPNLLELSANAVANMMVDQLKEMQPWHILITSEGGADTYTSVLPSIIAQKLNLPLLGFLRSIEVLEDGTVKGERSTEKGIIAISAKLPVVVSVVSEINEPRIPTLLQIMASTKKEIRTVAPSFEAQADRYFKTLSLSAKSKERKRIIFDGTVQEIVSKLIDFLVGEGVLS